The nucleotide sequence CAAAAGCTGTTTCCAATTCTTTAATCATTATTGGTATATCAGTCACATAAACATTTAAAATTTCACCAACAAATTCTTTATCCACATTCCCATCAACATTGAAGTTTGAAACAATCCGTTCTTCATCAATCAATTTTAATATTTTAGGATTTTTATTCAATGTAATAGTTCTTTTGTTGGATTTACACTTTGCATATCTGTTTCTTAGTTAAACTGTTTTTGTTAATGTAAAAATAGGAATTTTAAAAGTAACGATTGCGTTCAATCTTGTTTACCGACAGCCAAATATCTAATTTTAGATATCAATTTTCTCACTTTTTTCAGGATAATTTTTATGAAAAGAACCATCGTTTCAATGCCCGGTGACGGCATTGGTAAAACAGTACTACCCGAAGCAATAAAAGTTTTAAACGCAGTCAAATTTGAAGCAGATTACGTTCACGGAGATATCGGCTGGGATTTTTGGTGCAGCGAAGGAAATGCACTTCCACAGCGTACAATTGAATTACTTCAAAAACACAAAATTGGTTTGTTTGGTGCAATCACTTCCAAACCAAAAGATGCTGCTGATAAAGAACTTGATCCAAAATTAAAAGGAAAAGGTTTCACTTACTTTTCTCCAATTGTTTCAATGCGACAACACTTTAATCTTGATATTTGTATCCGTCCTTGTATTTCATTTAAAGGCAACCCGCTTAATTTTATTAGAAAGGATAGCAAAGGTCATTACGAAGAACCGATAGTAAACTCTGTTATATTCAGACAAAATACAGAAGGACTTTATGCAGGAATTGAATGGACAAATCCTCCCGCAAATGTTCGTGCAGCTTTTGAATCTCATCCGAAGTGGAAAGCATTTAAAGATGTTCCGAATGAAGATTTAGCAATATCAAGCAGGATAATTACAAAGAATGCGGCAACGAGAATTATTCGTGCTGCTTTTGAGTACGCAAAAAAATATGGATACAAAAATGTAACAGTTTGTGAAAAGCCAAATGTACTTCGCGAAACTTCCGGTATGATGCTGAAGATTGGAAAAGAACTTGCAAAAGAATTTCCGGGAATTTCATTATGGGATACAAATATTGATGCACAAATGATGTGGCTTACAAAAAATCCTGAAGATTACGGAGTTGTTGTTGCTGAAAATATGTTCGGTGATATTATTTCTGACGGATTTGCCGGATTAGTTGGCGGACTTGGTTTTGCTTGTAGCGCAAATCTTGGTGAAGAAGTTTCAGTCTTTGAACCAACACACGGCAGTGCTCCAAAATATCAGGAATTAAGTCCATCAATCGTTAATCCGATTGCAATGATTATGAGTGCCTGTATGATGCTCGATCACATTGGTGAAACTGAAAAAGCTAATAAGATTAGAAAAGCAATTGCAAAAGTTATTGAAGAAGGAAAAGTAAAAACTTATGATATGATGAAACTTCGCGGAGGACCTGATGTATTTAAAAACGGAGCCTGCACAACTCAGCAGATGACTGATGAGATAATTGCTAAAATGTGAGAAGCAAAACGCAAGAAGCAAGACGAGAATTGAAATGTTAGAACTGAGTCATAAAAAATTGGATGTGTGGATAAAAAGTATGGAGCTTGTAACTGAAATCTATAAGCTAACAATTAAATTTCCGATACAAGAAAAGTATGGTTTAACTTCACAAATAAGACGTTCCGCTATTTCTGTACCTTCAAATATTTCAGAAGGAAATGCGAGAATTTCGAAACAGGAAAGACTAAGATTTTTAGAAATTGCCAGAGCTTCATTAGTAGAATTAGATACTCAGATTGAAATAGCAATCAAATTAAATTATTTAAATAGTTCTGATACACGTGATATTT is from Ignavibacteriota bacterium and encodes:
- a CDS encoding four helix bundle protein; translation: MLELSHKKLDVWIKSMELVTEIYKLTIKFPIQEKYGLTSQIRRSAISVPSNISEGNARISKQERLRFLEIARASLVELDTQIEIAIKLNYLNSSDTRDISEMMNHTFAMLSKFIQKIKNDKRSE
- a CDS encoding isocitrate/isopropylmalate dehydrogenase family protein; this translates as MKRTIVSMPGDGIGKTVLPEAIKVLNAVKFEADYVHGDIGWDFWCSEGNALPQRTIELLQKHKIGLFGAITSKPKDAADKELDPKLKGKGFTYFSPIVSMRQHFNLDICIRPCISFKGNPLNFIRKDSKGHYEEPIVNSVIFRQNTEGLYAGIEWTNPPANVRAAFESHPKWKAFKDVPNEDLAISSRIITKNAATRIIRAAFEYAKKYGYKNVTVCEKPNVLRETSGMMLKIGKELAKEFPGISLWDTNIDAQMMWLTKNPEDYGVVVAENMFGDIISDGFAGLVGGLGFACSANLGEEVSVFEPTHGSAPKYQELSPSIVNPIAMIMSACMMLDHIGETEKANKIRKAIAKVIEEGKVKTYDMMKLRGGPDVFKNGACTTQQMTDEIIAKM